The following proteins are encoded in a genomic region of Rubrobacter xylanophilus DSM 9941:
- a CDS encoding ABC transporter permease — MRSGKHDRRSAPALSGREWLASGLMVGALGLLAGFVAVPILSLVLWTVREDSWHAMASPVALEALVLSVKTTSATMVLLVLVGTPAAYLLARKDFPGARALNTLVELPVVLPPSAAGIALLLAFGRSGLLGERLYAFGIELSFTTVAVVMAEVFVAAPFYVRQAATGFLSVDRSIEEAALVDGADRVRAFFSVTVPLAFPALVAGAITAWARALGEFGATIIFAGNFRGITQTIPLAIYSEFQRNIDAAVALSVLVLGFAFTVILAVRHLTRRATEQRG, encoded by the coding sequence TTGAGAAGCGGCAAGCACGACAGGAGGAGCGCCCCCGCCCTCTCCGGTAGAGAGTGGCTCGCCTCCGGGCTGATGGTCGGCGCTTTGGGCCTCCTGGCGGGGTTTGTCGCGGTGCCGATCCTGAGCCTCGTCCTCTGGACCGTGAGGGAGGACTCCTGGCACGCCATGGCCTCCCCAGTCGCCCTGGAGGCCCTGGTGCTGAGCGTAAAGACCACCTCCGCGACCATGGTCCTGCTGGTGCTCGTCGGCACCCCCGCTGCCTACCTGCTGGCCAGAAAGGACTTTCCCGGGGCGCGCGCGCTGAACACCCTGGTGGAGCTCCCGGTGGTCTTGCCCCCCTCGGCGGCGGGAATCGCGCTCCTGCTGGCCTTCGGGCGCTCCGGGCTCCTGGGGGAGAGGCTCTACGCCTTTGGTATAGAGCTGAGCTTCACCACCGTGGCGGTGGTGATGGCGGAGGTCTTCGTGGCGGCCCCCTTCTACGTGCGGCAGGCCGCGACCGGTTTTCTGAGCGTCGACAGGAGCATAGAGGAGGCCGCGCTGGTCGACGGGGCGGACCGGGTCCGGGCGTTCTTCAGCGTGACCGTGCCCCTGGCGTTCCCGGCGCTCGTGGCGGGCGCGATAACCGCTTGGGCGCGGGCGCTGGGCGAGTTCGGCGCGACGATCATCTTCGCGGGCAACTTCCGGGGCATCACGCAGACCATCCCCCTGGCGATCTACTCGGAGTTCCAGAGGAACATCGACGCCGCGGTGGCGCTCTCGGTGCTGGTGCTGGGCTTCGCCTTCACCGTTATACTCGCGGTGCGGCACCTCACGCGCAGGGCCACCGAGCAAAGAGGCTGA
- a CDS encoding FmdB family zinc ribbon protein: protein MPYYDFRCEVCGGFEERRSLSEPSGEATCPRCGRKARRVFSPFHISAAPAEVRKARRLDESGAEPRRVRRPPAETGGDNPADPRPVPGRPWQIGH, encoded by the coding sequence ATGCCGTACTACGACTTCCGGTGCGAGGTCTGCGGGGGCTTCGAGGAGCGCCGGTCCCTCTCTGAGCCCTCCGGTGAGGCGACCTGCCCGCGCTGCGGGCGGAAGGCCCGGCGGGTCTTCTCGCCCTTTCACATCTCCGCAGCTCCGGCGGAGGTCCGCAAGGCCCGCCGCCTGGACGAGAGCGGCGCCGAGCCCCGCCGCGTCAGACGCCCTCCGGCGGAGACGGGAGGGGACAACCCCGCCGACCCGCGCCCCGTCCCCGGGCGTCCCTGGCAGATAGGCCACTGA
- a CDS encoding MFS transporter, whose amino-acid sequence MGGVYRALLDGARQADRGFWLITAAFFLALAAMFGMLFHQVAYLQDLGFPPQGVAAAAGAVGLASLPARFLLPALSDLLSPWWLAAAILAALAASALLLPGAGAWWRVYAYVGVFGAAFGAVLPMRAAIMARRFGGPRYGRLMGLQQLFLALATAAGPFLGGLVRDAAGSYTPAWLAASALCLAAVPLLLYASPTRRR is encoded by the coding sequence TTGGGCGGGGTCTACCGGGCCCTGCTCGACGGCGCCCGCCAGGCCGACCGGGGCTTCTGGCTGATCACCGCGGCCTTCTTCCTGGCGCTCGCCGCCATGTTCGGGATGCTCTTCCACCAGGTCGCCTACCTGCAGGACCTCGGCTTCCCCCCGCAGGGGGTGGCGGCCGCCGCCGGCGCCGTGGGCCTGGCGAGCCTCCCGGCCCGGTTCCTCCTCCCCGCCCTCTCCGACCTCCTCAGCCCGTGGTGGCTCGCGGCGGCGATCCTGGCGGCGTTGGCGGCCTCGGCCCTGCTGCTCCCGGGAGCCGGGGCGTGGTGGCGGGTCTACGCGTACGTCGGGGTCTTCGGCGCGGCCTTCGGGGCGGTGCTCCCGATGCGCGCGGCGATCATGGCCCGCCGCTTCGGCGGGCCGCGCTACGGCCGGCTGATGGGCCTCCAGCAGCTCTTTCTGGCGCTCGCCACCGCCGCGGGCCCCTTTCTGGGCGGCCTGGTGCGCGACGCCGCGGGCAGCTACACCCCGGCCTGGCTCGCCGCCTCCGCGCTGTGCCTGGCCGCCGTCCCGCTGCTGCTCTACGCCTCCCCGACCCGGCGGCGCTAG
- a CDS encoding metal-sulfur cluster assembly factor: MPGATGDTALRREDVIRVLDGCYDPCCEDRRISVVDMGLVEGVEVGGGRVGIRLLLTSGWCPFAARLMETIRERVGRLPGVEEVEVEVVWDPVWSPERMSEAAREKLRLPLERLLPLREARLGRGGGR; this comes from the coding sequence GTGCCGGGAGCCACGGGCGATACGGCCCTGCGGCGGGAGGACGTCATCCGGGTGCTCGACGGGTGCTACGACCCCTGCTGCGAGGACCGCCGGATAAGCGTGGTGGACATGGGCCTTGTAGAGGGCGTCGAGGTGGGCGGGGGCAGGGTGGGGATCAGGCTGCTCCTCACCAGCGGGTGGTGTCCCTTCGCGGCCCGGCTCATGGAGACGATCCGGGAGCGGGTGGGGAGGCTGCCGGGGGTGGAGGAGGTCGAGGTGGAGGTGGTCTGGGATCCGGTCTGGAGTCCGGAGAGGATGAGCGAGGCGGCGCGGGAGAAGCTCCGGCTCCCCCTGGAGCGGCTCTTGCCGCTGCGCGAGGCACGGCTCGGGAGAGGAGGCGGGCGATGA
- the fmdA gene encoding formamidase — translation MAENVFPLDPTKSMFEQEVPGHNRWHPEIPAAASVRPGSDFRMDCLEWTDGQVKNTDDANDIRDMDLSKNHVLSGPIEIEGAEPGDILVVDILDLGPFVPEKGAPAEAAGAGWGYTGIFARENGGGFLTDHFPEAQKAIWDFHGVYATSRHVPGVRFAGIGHPGLFGCAPSHELLAEWNRRERALIQTDPERVPPLALPPEPRNALLGTLPESERERVAAEACRTVPPREHCGNVDIKNLSRGARAYLPVYVEGAKFSVGDLHFSQGDGEISFCGAIEMGGWIEFGVDLIKGGMERYGMNTPFFKPGPVEPRYSEFLSFIGISVDEDGSNRYMDATLAYRRACLNAIDYLSRQGYTREQAYLLLSAAPIEARFSGMVDIPNACATLYIPTEIFDFDIRPSEEELVARDLGRQASAG, via the coding sequence GTGGCCGAGAACGTGTTTCCCCTGGACCCCACGAAGAGCATGTTCGAGCAGGAGGTGCCCGGGCACAACCGCTGGCACCCGGAGATCCCCGCGGCGGCGAGCGTCCGTCCGGGGTCGGACTTCCGGATGGACTGTCTGGAGTGGACCGACGGGCAGGTGAAGAACACCGACGACGCCAACGACATCCGGGACATGGACCTCAGCAAGAACCACGTGCTCTCCGGCCCGATCGAGATAGAGGGGGCGGAGCCGGGGGACATCCTGGTGGTGGATATCCTGGACCTCGGGCCCTTCGTGCCCGAGAAGGGGGCTCCGGCGGAGGCGGCCGGCGCCGGGTGGGGGTACACGGGCATCTTCGCCCGGGAGAACGGCGGGGGCTTCCTGACCGACCACTTCCCGGAGGCGCAGAAGGCCATCTGGGACTTCCACGGTGTCTACGCCACCTCGCGGCACGTTCCCGGCGTTCGCTTTGCGGGCATAGGGCATCCCGGGCTCTTCGGGTGCGCCCCCTCTCACGAGCTTCTGGCCGAGTGGAACCGCCGGGAGCGGGCGCTCATCCAGACCGACCCGGAGCGGGTTCCGCCGCTGGCGCTGCCTCCGGAGCCCCGGAACGCGCTGCTCGGCACGCTGCCCGAGAGCGAGCGCGAGCGGGTTGCCGCCGAGGCCTGCCGGACGGTCCCGCCGCGCGAGCACTGCGGCAACGTGGACATCAAGAACCTCTCCCGGGGCGCCCGCGCCTACCTGCCGGTGTACGTGGAGGGCGCCAAGTTCTCGGTGGGGGACCTGCACTTCTCGCAGGGGGACGGGGAGATCTCCTTCTGCGGCGCCATCGAGATGGGCGGGTGGATCGAGTTCGGGGTGGACCTGATCAAGGGGGGCATGGAGAGGTACGGGATGAACACCCCGTTCTTCAAGCCGGGCCCCGTGGAGCCCCGCTACTCGGAGTTCTTGTCGTTTATCGGGATCTCGGTGGACGAGGACGGGAGCAACCGCTACATGGACGCCACCCTGGCCTACCGCCGGGCGTGCCTGAACGCCATCGACTACCTGAGCCGCCAGGGCTACACCCGGGAGCAGGCCTACCTCCTCCTCTCGGCCGCCCCCATAGAGGCCCGCTTCTCCGGCATGGTGGACATCCCGAACGCCTGCGCCACCCTGTACATCCCGACCGAGATCTTCGACTTCGACATCCGGCCCTCGGAGGAGGAGCTCGTGGCGAGGGATCTCGGCCGGCAGGCCTCGGCGGGCTGA
- a CDS encoding MFS transporter: MARRPWLMVVALAAIVNTGYGTIFYAFSVLLGEGAAAGEFSRTALSAALGLGVVVSGALAPLVGAVCDAAGPRRVFFAGAALGFAGLAGFSRAGEVWQVVAVWTLLLGPAMACVFYEPAYVAIDQWFERSQGTALGLLTLIAGLSATIFIPLTQWLVDALGWRGATLSLGAVLLTVAGGLAATAVRDRPGEPAPCTWAGSTGPCSTAPARPTGASG; encoded by the coding sequence GTGGCGCGCCGCCCGTGGCTGATGGTCGTGGCGCTCGCGGCCATCGTGAACACCGGCTACGGGACCATCTTCTACGCCTTCAGCGTGCTGCTCGGGGAGGGGGCGGCGGCCGGGGAGTTCAGCCGGACGGCGCTCTCGGCGGCCCTGGGGCTCGGGGTGGTCGTCTCGGGGGCGCTAGCCCCGCTCGTCGGCGCCGTCTGCGACGCGGCGGGCCCGCGCCGGGTGTTTTTCGCCGGGGCGGCGCTCGGTTTCGCCGGGCTCGCCGGCTTCTCCCGCGCCGGGGAGGTCTGGCAGGTGGTCGCCGTCTGGACGCTGCTCCTGGGACCGGCGATGGCCTGCGTCTTCTACGAGCCCGCCTACGTGGCCATAGACCAGTGGTTCGAGCGGTCGCAGGGAACGGCGCTCGGGCTCCTCACCCTCATAGCCGGGCTCTCGGCCACGATCTTCATCCCGCTCACCCAGTGGCTGGTGGACGCCCTGGGGTGGAGGGGCGCGACGCTGAGCCTGGGAGCGGTGCTCCTGACGGTGGCCGGGGGGCTCGCGGCGACCGCCGTTCGGGACCGGCCCGGAGAGCCGGCCCCCTGCACTTGGGCGGGGTCTACCGGGCCCTGCTCGACGGCGCCCGCCAGGCCGACCGGGGCTTCTGGCTGA
- a CDS encoding amphi-Trp domain-containing protein, whose amino-acid sequence MAERRDRDVERVYSTQEFVAKLRRLADALESGDRFEIQVAGERIYVPARAEFNVEHEREGDEEELEFQLKWKNG is encoded by the coding sequence TTGGCCGAGAGGCGGGACAGGGACGTGGAGCGGGTCTACTCGACGCAGGAGTTCGTGGCCAAGCTGCGCCGGCTCGCGGACGCGCTGGAGTCCGGGGACCGGTTCGAGATCCAGGTGGCGGGCGAGAGGATCTACGTCCCCGCCCGCGCGGAGTTCAACGTGGAGCACGAGCGGGAGGGGGACGAGGAGGAGCTGGAGTTCCAGCTGAAGTGGAAGAACGGCTGA
- a CDS encoding amidohydrolase family protein produces MIGNDVLVFDGVAHPFNFQRSNYLGSAGELFANHLYAFHTVLTPEDEPKLSAEEFLKEWRPEEIRRMVYEESGTDMLVSMPLPLTDLFKDGLSAWERCAELAEQDPDRTVFWGTVNPLEGRRALELMEVQVKEYGARAFKFYNVRYDYGEPFPWRMDDPQVAFPIYEKALELGVNLIGVHKGVPLGPQPVEATQTWDMDGAAANFPDINFVIFHVGLPFIDETCWQLVRYPNLYASLAATINFVVRAPRQFAEWIGKLLFWCGEDKIVYGSEAPIFHPRWALEAFWNFEIPDDLVEGYGYPQLTEQAKRKILGENLLRLHGMDVEETRRRLAA; encoded by the coding sequence ATGATCGGGAACGACGTGCTGGTCTTCGACGGGGTCGCGCACCCCTTCAACTTCCAGCGGAGCAACTACTTGGGGAGCGCGGGGGAGCTCTTCGCCAACCACCTCTACGCCTTCCACACCGTGCTCACCCCCGAGGACGAGCCCAAGCTCAGCGCCGAGGAGTTTCTGAAGGAGTGGCGGCCCGAGGAGATCCGGCGCATGGTCTACGAGGAGTCCGGCACCGACATGCTGGTCTCCATGCCCCTGCCGCTCACCGACCTCTTCAAGGACGGGCTCTCGGCCTGGGAGCGGTGCGCCGAGCTCGCCGAGCAGGACCCCGACCGCACCGTCTTCTGGGGGACCGTCAACCCGCTGGAGGGGCGGCGGGCGCTGGAGCTGATGGAGGTGCAGGTAAAGGAGTACGGGGCCAGGGCGTTCAAGTTCTACAACGTCCGCTACGACTACGGCGAGCCCTTCCCCTGGCGCATGGACGACCCGCAGGTGGCCTTCCCCATCTACGAGAAGGCGCTCGAGCTCGGGGTCAACCTCATCGGGGTGCACAAGGGCGTGCCCCTGGGGCCGCAGCCCGTCGAGGCCACGCAGACCTGGGACATGGACGGGGCGGCGGCCAACTTCCCCGATATAAACTTCGTCATCTTCCACGTGGGGCTGCCGTTCATCGACGAGACCTGCTGGCAGCTCGTGCGCTACCCGAACCTCTACGCCTCGCTGGCGGCGACCATAAACTTCGTGGTCCGCGCGCCCCGGCAGTTCGCCGAGTGGATCGGCAAGCTCCTGTTCTGGTGCGGGGAGGACAAGATCGTCTACGGCTCCGAGGCCCCCATCTTCCACCCGCGGTGGGCGCTCGAGGCCTTCTGGAACTTCGAGATCCCCGATGACCTCGTCGAGGGCTACGGCTACCCGCAGCTCACCGAGCAGGCGAAGCGCAAGATCCTCGGCGAGAACCTGCTCCGCCTGCACGGCATGGACGTGGAGGAGACCCGCCGCAGACTCGCCGCCTGA
- a CDS encoding acetamidase/formamidase family protein, translated as MGENGRCRLWRSAFLQGGTQVREHVIEIDPSRPLAEEPGRGHNRWHEAIEPVLEVEPGDLVVYETRDAFDGQLGPGSTDRDVGGLDLGPVHPLTGPVYVRGAEPGDLLEVELVGIEADPWEGWGYTVEVPGFGFLRDHFPEPYIVHWRLHEGYAESEQLPGVRIRYNPHPGVFGVAPSAELRRRAAEREAEAAEAGGFALPPEPAGAVPSGEPVASEGLRTVPPRENAGNIDIKQFSPGTTMLIPVHAEGALVSTGDVHFAQGDCEACGTAIEMRSRVRVRFGLRKGEAERRGIRDLQFFRDTYFTAPELAVPRRFYATTGICVEGEGANHSEDLTLAARNALLNMIGHLETRGFDRRQAYALCSVAVDLRISQTVDVPNLLVSALLPLDIFV; from the coding sequence ATGGGTGAGAATGGCCGTTGTCGGCTTTGGAGGAGTGCTTTTTTGCAGGGAGGGACGCAGGTGAGGGAGCACGTCATCGAGATAGACCCGTCGCGGCCGCTCGCGGAGGAGCCCGGGCGCGGGCACAACCGCTGGCACGAGGCCATAGAGCCGGTGCTGGAGGTGGAGCCGGGGGACCTGGTCGTCTACGAGACCCGCGACGCCTTCGACGGGCAGCTCGGCCCGGGCTCGACCGACCGGGACGTCGGGGGGCTGGACCTGGGGCCGGTGCACCCGCTGACGGGCCCGGTGTACGTCAGGGGGGCGGAGCCGGGGGACCTGCTGGAGGTCGAGCTGGTGGGCATCGAGGCGGACCCCTGGGAGGGGTGGGGCTACACCGTGGAGGTGCCGGGCTTCGGCTTTCTGCGCGACCACTTCCCCGAGCCGTACATCGTCCACTGGCGCCTGCACGAGGGGTACGCGGAGTCCGAGCAGCTGCCGGGCGTGCGAATCCGCTACAACCCCCATCCCGGGGTCTTCGGGGTGGCCCCGAGCGCCGAGCTGCGGCGGAGGGCGGCCGAGCGGGAGGCGGAGGCCGCGGAGGCGGGGGGCTTCGCCCTGCCTCCGGAGCCCGCCGGGGCGGTGCCCTCCGGGGAGCCGGTGGCCTCCGAGGGGCTTAGGACCGTGCCGCCGCGGGAGAACGCGGGCAACATAGACATAAAGCAGTTCTCCCCGGGGACGACCATGCTGATCCCGGTGCACGCGGAGGGGGCGCTGGTCTCCACGGGGGACGTCCACTTCGCCCAGGGCGACTGCGAGGCCTGCGGGACGGCCATAGAGATGCGCTCGCGGGTGCGGGTGCGCTTCGGGCTGCGCAAGGGGGAGGCGGAGCGCCGCGGGATAAGGGACCTGCAGTTCTTCCGCGACACCTACTTCACCGCGCCGGAGCTCGCCGTACCGCGGCGTTTCTACGCCACCACCGGCATCTGCGTGGAGGGCGAGGGGGCCAACCACAGCGAGGATCTCACGCTGGCCGCCCGCAACGCGCTGCTGAACATGATCGGGCACCTGGAGACCCGGGGCTTCGACCGCCGGCAGGCCTACGCCTTGTGCAGCGTGGCGGTGGACCTGCGCATCAGCCAGACGGTGGACGTGCCGAACCTGCTGGTGAGCGCCCTGCTGCCGCTGGACATCTTCGTCTAG
- a CDS encoding cupin domain-containing protein, whose translation MASRAFGGIEVLSYRFGDDGRIPNNPRLPLLVYRGALPGGGAGGFEGRFRSNGWGGMWRDGIFGYHHYHSTAHEVLGVARGAARVTFGGEGGVTLEVREGDAVAIPAGVGHCNRGASRDLLVVGAYPAGQSWDLCTGEPGERPRALENIRRVPLPERDPLFGEEGPLIELWGEG comes from the coding sequence ATGGCTTCGAGGGCTTTCGGGGGGATAGAGGTGCTCTCGTACCGCTTCGGGGACGACGGGCGGATCCCCAACAACCCCCGGCTGCCGCTGCTCGTCTACAGGGGGGCGCTGCCCGGCGGAGGGGCGGGGGGCTTCGAGGGGCGCTTCCGGAGCAACGGCTGGGGCGGGATGTGGCGCGACGGGATCTTCGGGTACCACCACTACCACAGCACCGCCCACGAGGTGCTCGGGGTGGCCCGGGGGGCCGCCCGGGTGACCTTCGGCGGCGAGGGAGGGGTCACGCTGGAGGTGCGCGAGGGGGATGCCGTGGCCATCCCCGCTGGCGTGGGGCACTGCAACAGGGGGGCGAGCCGCGACCTGCTCGTCGTCGGGGCCTACCCTGCCGGACAGTCCTGGGATCTGTGCACCGGGGAGCCCGGCGAGCGTCCCCGGGCGCTGGAGAACATCCGGAGGGTCCCCCTGCCGGAGCGGGACCCGCTCTTCGGGGAGGAGGGGCCGCTCATCGAGCTCTGGGGGGAGGGCTGA
- the modA gene encoding molybdate ABC transporter substrate-binding protein → MPGKRGGRGGFRGARGTLALLLGLAVVAAASCGGAGGEGNPGGERGGTLTVFAASSLTDAFGELARDFEKRHEGVEVRASYASSSTLATQIIQGAPADVFASADQQQMQNVADEGLLSGKPRVFARNREVVIAPADNPAGIRGFGDLSRPGIRLVLAAEEVPAAEYAEQILRKASEDPSYGPEFRRAVLDNIVSREEDVRAAVNRVVAGDADATFCYASDVTPDVREKVRIIEIPEELNVVATYPIAVVRGAKDPGLAREWVELVLSGEGQRVLRKWGFMPAAREP, encoded by the coding sequence TTGCCCGGAAAAAGAGGCGGACGAGGAGGTTTCCGGGGCGCGCGCGGGACGCTGGCCCTGCTGCTGGGGCTGGCGGTGGTCGCCGCCGCCTCCTGCGGGGGCGCGGGAGGGGAAGGCAACCCCGGCGGCGAGAGGGGCGGCACGCTCACCGTCTTCGCCGCCTCCTCCCTGACGGACGCCTTCGGCGAGCTCGCCCGGGACTTCGAGAAGCGGCACGAGGGGGTAGAGGTGCGGGCCAGCTACGCGAGCAGCTCGACGCTCGCCACCCAGATCATCCAGGGAGCCCCCGCCGACGTCTTCGCCTCGGCCGACCAGCAACAGATGCAGAACGTCGCCGACGAGGGCCTGCTCTCCGGGAAGCCCCGGGTCTTCGCCCGCAACCGCGAGGTGGTGATAGCGCCCGCGGACAACCCCGCGGGCATCCGGGGCTTCGGGGACCTCTCCAGGCCCGGCATCAGGCTCGTCCTGGCCGCAGAGGAGGTGCCGGCGGCCGAGTACGCCGAGCAGATCCTCCGCAAGGCCTCCGAAGACCCCTCCTACGGCCCCGAGTTCCGCCGGGCCGTCCTCGACAACATCGTCTCGCGCGAGGAGGACGTGAGGGCGGCGGTCAACCGCGTCGTCGCCGGGGACGCCGACGCGACCTTCTGCTACGCCTCGGACGTCACCCCCGACGTCCGGGAGAAGGTGCGGATCATAGAGATCCCCGAGGAGCTGAACGTCGTGGCCACCTACCCGATAGCGGTGGTGAGGGGCGCAAAAGACCCGGGGCTCGCCCGGGAGTGGGTCGAGCTGGTGCTCTCCGGTGAGGGCCAGCGCGTGCTGAGGAAGTGGGGCTTTATGCCGGCCGCCCGGGAGCCTTGA